The segment GCTGACTTCCGGGGCCAGTGGGTGCTGATGTACTTTGGCTTCACCCACTGCCCTGACATCTGCCCAGACGAGCTGGAGAAGCTGGTGCAGGTGGTGCGGCAGCTGGAAGCAGAGCCTGGTTTGCCTCCAGTGCAGCCCGTCTTCATCACCGTGGACCCTGAGCGGGACGACGTTGAAGCCATGGCCCGCTACGTCCAGGACTTCCACCCGAGACTGTTGGGTCTGACCGGCTCCACCGAacaggttgcccaggctagtcacaGTTACCGCGTGTACTACAGTGCCGGCCCCAAGGATGAGGACCAGGACTACATCGTGGACCACTCCATTGCCATCTACCTGCTCAACCCTGATGGCCTCTTCACGGATTACTATGGCCGGAGCAGGTCAGCTGAGCAGATCTCAGACAGTGTGCGGCAGCACATGGCGGCTTTCCGCAGTGTCCTGTCCTGACCCGCTGCAGCCTGGGCCCCATCATTAAACGGGGTGTGTTTAATCTGCGTGTGTGATCTGTACCAGCAGCCCAGGGAGGCCAGGCAGCCCTCTTCTCTGCGCAGGTGTACATAAAAGGGTCTTTAGGGGGAAGATGAGATGGCAACACTGCTTTATTAGGCCGGGCCAGCCAGAAGCAGACACACGGCTCCTCAGTACACATTCCCCACCCCTGCCTTGGTGCTCCCCACTCAGGGCTGGGCCATGGAGGGGGCAGCGTAGGTCTGGAAGCGCTTGTGGGCTCGCTGGTGCGTGAGCAGTCTCAGGGACATGGTGTCCACGGCTGTCTCCAGCCCAGGCTGCTGGGTGATCTCCACTGTGTAGTCATTGGCCTGCAGGGGTGGGGCATCAGCAGGGTCTGGGGACCGTCACCCCCTCCCACGTATCCCAGGCTACTCACCAGCTGCAGGGAGGCCAGCATGGAGCGACACACCTCGAAGGCCGGCTGCCCAGCCACCAGCTCCGCAAAGGAACACCACTCATTGAGCTGGGGGAACCGTGAGACCAGCTGGTCCCCGTAGGTGTGGATGTTGAAGGGCACGTGCTGCTCCTGCACAGGGGAGGGGCATGTTGGCTGCGGAGAGAGACAAGGCCCCGACAGACCCGCGGCACACAGCTCTGCTTCCCAGCGGCCCCGCCTCACCTGCTCCTGGAGCAGAGGCTGCACTGTGTCCTCCCAGTCCCTGATGCGCTGGCTCAGCTCTGTCTCCTGGACAAACTTCTGGGAGGTGGTGATGAAGAGCTCCTAGGGGAGGATCAGCAGGAGCTACTGCCTCCCAGGCAGGGGCCTGGGCGCCTCGCAcctatcccctcccctccccgtcCCCCTCTAATCCAGGCCTACCACATTCCTTCGGACCAGCTCCTCGTAGCTCAGGGACATCGGCACTGCGTCTGGGAAGGGGTAGCTGTGAGCTGGGCAGCTGAGGGGCCACactctcccctgcccccagctccAGTGGCCCCTCAGCACTCCTAGCTCGCTGCCCACCTACCAAGGTCAGCAACTTCCCTGGGGTCTGCTCCCTCAGGCTCCACATACTCCTCAGGCTCTAGAAAGTCATctgctgggaggtgggagagtgaaCAGCACACAGGCAGCTAGTCAGCAGGTGCcaagccccaccccaccccctggcaGGCACCCACCTGCTGCCCCCAGGTCTTCCAGGGAATCCTCCAGGTGGTCCTCCTCTGCAGGCTGCAGCCACTGCTCAGCCACCTGTCCAGAGAAAGCATCTGTGAGGGGCACTGTCACCTCCCATCAGGGCCGCCACGGGGTCCTAGATCACAGCTGACCAGCTGGGACTTACCTCCCTCCTCTGCAGCTTCCGGAGAGTTTCCAACTGCTCCTTCACGTGTGTCCAGTACAGGACCTCCATGTCTGCAGACAAAGGCCTTGTGAGGGCTCCCTTGTCCTTCCCAGGCCCCGTGCCAGTCCACCCAAGGCTTTGGGTGACATCAGGTGGGGGGGTAGAGATAGGGGAAGGAGAGTAAAACTGTCTTCCCTCAGGACTTCAGCCTCACCTGCAAAGGACGGACCCTTTTGCCGAAGCCTCCTGCTGTCAGCATGGTCAGCATCTGTGAAAGAACAGGCTCAGCACCAGCCAGGCCAAGAGCTGCCCACAGCATTGGGAAAAAGGCACTGATCCTCCTCCACGGGCCCTGGCCCAGCCCCCAGCTCCCAGGGGTCTGGAGTGCACACCACACCCACTCACAGGCAGCCAGGTACCACTGGTGGAAGTCCTGCAGCTTGGCAGCACCCTTCCTCTTGCGCTTCTGTCCCAGAGCCTCCTCCACACAGGGGGGCACAGAGTAAGGCCTACCTGGGGGCAGACAGGGAATGTCTTAGCGCCACTGGGGGATCAGGGTGCAAAGCCCACTCCCACTCCCCTACCTCATGCCCCAGGAAACCCAGCCAAGGGTACCTGAGTGGAGGTACCTTCCGCCCAATTACCTTTCTTGAAGGGCTTAGACTCCAGGGAGTCAAAGGGGTCCAGGCTCTGCCAGGGGTCTGGAGTCTCCTGGGCACAGAGCACAAGAAGGCGCTGGAGAAGTAGGGGGTGCAGAGCCGTCCCTCCCAAAGAAGTAGGGGGTGCACAGCCGCCTTCCCAGGGGAGGAGTAGGGGGGTGCACAGCCACCCTCCCAAAGGAGTAGGGGTGCACAGCCACCCTCCCAAAGGAGTAGGGGTGCACAGCCGCCCTCCCAAAGGAGGAGTAGGGGGTGCACAGCCGCCCTCCCAAAGGAGGAGTAGGGGTGCACAGCCGCCCTCCCAAAGGAGGAGTAGGGGGTGCACAGCCGCCCTCCCAGGGGAGGAGTAGGGGTGCACAGCCGCCCTCCCAAAGGAGGAGTAGGGGGTGCACAGCCGCCTTCCCAGGGGAGGAGTAGGGGGTGCACAGCCGCCTTCCCAAAGGAGGAGTAGGGGTGCACAGCCGCCTTCCCAGGGGAGGAGTAGGGGTGCACAGCCGCCCTCCCAGGGGAGGAGTAGGGGTGCACAGCCGCCCTCCCAGGGGAGGAGTAGGGGTGCACAGCCGCCTTCCCAGGGGAGGAGTAGGGGTGCGCAGCCGCCTTCCCAGGGGAGGAGTAGGGGTGCACAGCCGCCTTCCCAAAGCCCAGGCAACAAGTGCAGTGACAGCCTGGGGCAGAGCCGACCACACTCAAATCCTGGATCACAGAGGGGAACACTAGAGGGAGGGTGGGAGCCCAGAGTCGCATGAGGGGGTCTTTAAGAGAGCAAGTGCAACGGGCCACAGGCCAGGAACACCACAGGCCAGCAGGAGCAAGAGCATGATGGGGAGGCAGCCAGTCCTCGAATCCGCCCATCCCTCCCTGCCGGGGGTCAGGGCCCTAACACTCCTACCTTCACACAGGATGCAGGCTCTGGGGCCCCCTCTCGCTCCCGCAGCATGTACCTCCTGGGGAGGGCAGCACTCTGCAAAGACAGTCACAGGGTCCCCACTTCTCCCCTTTCTCCACTCAAGGCTCTGGGTACCCCAGGAACTCCACCTTGGGTCAACATCAAGAACCCTacaagggccgggcgtggtggctcacgcctgtaatcccggcgctttgggaggccaaggcgggcagatcacctgaggtcaagagtttgagaccagcctggccaaaatggtgaaatcccgcctctactaaaaatacaaaaaaaatcagccgggtgtggtggcgcacacctgtaatcccacctactcgggaggctgaggcatgagaatcacttgaacccaggaggcagaggttgcagtgagccaagatcacaccactgtactccagcctgggcaaaagaacaagactctgtacaaaaaaaaaaaaacctacaggggccagacacaatggctcatgcctgtaatcccagcgctttgggaggctgacacgggcagatcacgaggtcaagagatcgagaccgtcctggccaacaccatgaaaccccgtctctactaaaaatacaaaaaactagctgggcgtggtggtgggcgcctgtagtcccagctactcgggaggctgcggcaggagaatggcatgaacctgggaggcagagcttgcagtgaaccaagatagcgccactgcactccagcctgggtgacagggcaagactccatctcaaaaaacaaacaaaaaacacaaacagtGGTCATGGGGTACTCTTCTTCAAAACTAGgaaaaatgaatagaatatgaCAAACATCCCTGTCATCTACCAACTAGAGTGAAGAAACGTTAACATTTCCTCTGTATGCATCTGGttgattttgttttaatgaataaaaaggaAGGATTTCTTGGCTCTTGGCTGGGTACAGTTGACCCTGGGGGTTGAGGGAGGCAGCAATGGGCTCCAGACACCCCCTCCTACCAGCCCGACTGCAGAGAGGCGCCTTGGCGACCAGCGGCCCTCCCAGGTCGCTGTGAGCTCGACGGGGTTCAAACCCTCGGACGCCAGCCCACTACTCTGAGGAGCATCAGTTCTGCTCAGAGAGGGGAGGAACACAGAAGCTGCTGTTCAAAAGGGCTGGTTGCAGGACGGGCTGCAAGATGGGTGGGCTTCTGCCCCAGACCAATGGTCTGGGGCCAAGGCCATACCACTGTCCTCCTGTGCAAGGTGACTCAGCCCCAGAGCCAGGGTTGCCAGTTCACAGCTCGGGCTCTGCAGGCCTCCATGTGGGTCCCACCTGCTGCGGGCTCCTGAGCTCCTTGGGCTCCAGAGCGGCCTTGGGGGccgaggcctcaggaagctctaCTGCCTCCTCTGCATCCTCGTCCTCACCCCCGCCCAGGGGCATCGGGCTTTCTGGAGAGGGGCCTGGGCAGGGAGCAAGAGAGTGATCAGCTCCAAGGAGTGTCGAGACCAGACAGCACCAAAGGGACCCTGATGGCTACTTCCTCCCTCAGCTTTAGTCACGGAGCCCAGAGGATTCGGCGGGTGCCTTGCGCCGTCCTCGTCGTGCTCCTGTGCTCTGTGCTCTGcttgcttcattttatttcttagtaAATGTTCCTCTTGAAATGGCAGCCATCCACATCTCTCCAGAGAGGAGACCCAGGAGGGCAGTCAGTGAACCAAGACGGGCTGAGGCTCAGGTAAGGACGGGGGCTGTGGCTGCTTCCCTGGGGCGAGGCCTCACTCCCACAGGCCACAGAAGGGGCACGAGGCTGGCAGCTGAGAGCAGCCCCTTGGAGCCCTGTCCACCGAGTGCTGCCTCCCTGGTCCCCTCTTTAGCTGCCCTGCCAGTCCCACCGGGGAGCTCTCTTCTCACCTGGCTCCTGGGAGGAGCCGAGTGCTGGGACAGGGCTCCTGCACACGGAAACTTCCATTGGCTGCTCCTCAGTCCTCCCGGCGTCTGGGAGAGACATGGATTGGACAAGGTCAGCCCAGCCCCTCTCCAAGATGGTCCCTGCCCGGTGTTCAACAAGCCTCTCCAAGGGGCCAGCAGAAGGGCAGAGCCGAGCAGACTCCAGGCCTTGGGCTGGGGGCAGACAGCAGGGCCCTGAGCCAGGCACCAGGTCTCTGGCACTAAGACCACGTTAACTTGTAATCAAGGCACAGCAGACGGGTGGGACAAGCACCAGCCAACCTGTCTAGACTAGAGCGGGCACCCAGAGAGAGGGAGCTCCCAAGACCAGAGGTGGCAAGCACAGGGCACCCCACGAGAGTCCAACCAGAagaccctcccttccttccttcccaccaaGCCCCCCGCATCCAAGCCCTCACCCTTCTGGGTCCCTGGCATGGGGGAAACGCCTGCTGGCTCCATGGGGGACATGCCCTCTGGCTCCAACATGAAGGCCCCTCTGGGGTGGGGAACGCACGTGTTCATCCTGAAATCCTTCCGGCTGGCCAGGACCTCACCCTGACGGCTGTGCTGGCGAAAACACGCCTGCTGTAGAGACCCTTCCCAGGCAGGCCTCCCTCCCCATCGCTGGGCTCAGATCCCTACCTGTACAGGGGATTGTTGTTCTTCTCCATTTCGTCAGGGGCCACCAGGGCCATGGGCAGGAGGGGGATGATGAGGACCTCCTGCGTGGAGGCCGAGGGTGGGTGAGCCAGGCATCCTTCCACTCCAGTGGAGAACAGAACCCACATGGGGCAGTGACACCTCCCCACACCCCATCAGCTCAACACAGCCCCAGGGAAAGTGCTGACCCCACCCCAACCTAAGACGGGCCAGGCCAGGACTCACACTGGGCGCCTGATCACTCTTGAGATCCACGTTAGCCCGGGAGTCGGGGAAGTCATCCAGCGA is part of the Symphalangus syndactylus isolate Jambi chromosome 18, NHGRI_mSymSyn1-v2.1_pri, whole genome shotgun sequence genome and harbors:
- the NCAPH2 gene encoding condensin-2 complex subunit H2 isoform X1, coding for MEDVEARFAHLLQPIRDLTKNWEVDVAAQLGEYLEELDQICISFDEGKTTMNFIEAALLIQGSACVYSKKVEYLYSLVYQALDFISGKRRAKQLSSVQEDRANGVASSGVSQEAENEFLSLDDFPDSRANVDLKSDQAPSEVLIIPLLPMALVAPDEMEKNNNPLYSRQGEVLASRKDFRMNTCVPHPRGAFMLEPEGMSPMEPAGVSPMPGTQKDAGRTEEQPMEVSVCRSPVPALGSSQEPGPSPESPMPLGGGEDEDAEEAVELPEASAPKAALEPKELRSPQQSAALPRRYMLREREGAPEPASCVKETPDPWQSLDPFDSLESKPFKKGRPYSVPPCVEEALGQKRKRKGAAKLQDFHQWYLAAYADHADSRRLRQKGPSFADMEVLYWTHVKEQLETLRKLQRREVAEQWLQPAEEDHLEDSLEDLGAAADDFLEPEEYVEPEGADPREVADLDAVPMSLSYEELVRRNVELFITTSQKFVQETELSQRIRDWEDTVQPLLQEQEQHVPFNIHTYGDQLVSRFPQLNEWCSFAELVAGQPAFEVCRSMLASLQLANDYTVEITQQPGLETAVDTMSLRLLTHQRAHKRFQTYAAPSMAQP
- the NCAPH2 gene encoding condensin-2 complex subunit H2 isoform X2, yielding MEDVEARFAHLLQPIRDLTKNWEVDVAAQLGEYLEELDQICISFDEGKTTMNFIEAALLIQGSACVYSKKVEYLYSLVYQALDFISGKRRAKQLSSVQEDRANGVASSGVSQEAENEFLSLDDFPDSRANVDLKSDQAPSEVLIIPLLPMALVAPDEMEKNNNPLYSRQGEVLASRKDFRMNTCVPHPRGAFMLEPEGMSPMEPAGVSPMPGTQKDAGRTEEQPMEVSVCRSPVPALGSSQEPGPSPESPMPLGGGEDEDAEEAVELPEASAPKAALEPKELRSPQQSAALPRRYMLREREGAPEPASCVKETPDPWQSLDPFDSLESKPFKKGRPYSVPPCVEEALGQKRKRKGAAKLQDFHQWYLAAYADHADSRRLRQKGPSFADMEVLYWTHVKEQLETLRKLQRREVAEQWLQPAEEDHLEDSLEDLGAADDFLEPEEYVEPEGADPREVADLDAVPMSLSYEELVRRNVELFITTSQKFVQETELSQRIRDWEDTVQPLLQEQEQHVPFNIHTYGDQLVSRFPQLNEWCSFAELVAGQPAFEVCRSMLASLQLANDYTVEITQQPGLETAVDTMSLRLLTHQRAHKRFQTYAAPSMAQP